In Thermoflexus sp., a single window of DNA contains:
- a CDS encoding CDP-alcohol phosphatidyltransferase family protein produces the protein MNAERWREVAAPWLTGLARFLDRLGIHPHVLTVLGFLFSLGAGLLTGLDLRGGAALLWVLGGLCDALDGALARLSGKASPSGAFLDSTLDRYSDAAILLGLGAAWQRAGVAWGGWIAGVALLGALMVSYTRARGEGLGISLREGLFTRLERFLLILVALLTGWYGPLLILFAILAHLTALQRTWQALRALSPLEPRQP, from the coding sequence ATGAACGCGGAACGCTGGCGGGAAGTCGCAGCGCCGTGGCTGACCGGCCTGGCACGTTTCCTGGATCGGCTGGGGATTCATCCCCATGTCCTCACGGTGCTGGGCTTTCTGTTCAGCCTGGGGGCAGGGCTGCTGACCGGGCTGGACCTTCGAGGAGGGGCGGCGCTGTTGTGGGTCCTGGGCGGGTTGTGCGATGCGCTGGACGGCGCGCTGGCCCGTCTTTCCGGAAAGGCCTCGCCGTCCGGGGCTTTCCTGGATTCCACCCTCGATCGTTACAGCGATGCGGCGATCCTCCTGGGCCTGGGGGCGGCATGGCAGCGGGCCGGCGTCGCCTGGGGAGGATGGATCGCTGGCGTGGCCCTGCTGGGCGCCCTGATGGTCAGCTACACCCGGGCGCGAGGAGAGGGCCTGGGGATCTCCCTCCGTGAGGGGCTTTTCACCCGATTGGAGCGCTTCCTCCTCATCCTGGTCGCGTTGCTCACCGGCTGGTATGGGCCGCTGCTGATCCTGTTCGCGATCCTCGCTCATCTCACGGCGCTTCAGCGCACCTGGCAGGCGCTACGGGCGCTGAGCCCCCTGGAGCCTCGTCAGCCATGA
- a CDS encoding YifB family Mg chelatase-like AAA ATPase, whose protein sequence is MLARLFSGALIGLNGELVTVEVDVSRGQPGFTIVGLPDAAVQEARERVRSAIRYAGLSFPLARIVVNLAPADLRKEGPIYDLPIALGVLIASEQLPFHALEDALVVGELGLDGTVRHVPGALVMAALARDRGARRLFVPAADAPEAALVPDLQIYPVTNLQDLIAHLLGQKPIPPQPPTPLDRWVDPPPAVDFAEIKGQEHAKRALEIAAAGNHNLLMVGPPGTGKTLLARALPGILPRLSLEEALEVTRIYSVADLLSPEAPLIRQRPFRAPHHTISHAGLVGGGRFPRPGEVSLAHRGVLFLDELPEFDLRALEVLRQPLEDKRVVISRAAGTLEFPAAFMLVAAMNPCPCGYYGDPLKPCTCSPSMVARYQKRLSGPLLDRIDIQIEVPRVEFEKLSDDRRGEPSAQIRERVERARAIQQARFHGTGILCNAEMGPGHIRAYCRMEPQAQALLKTAMQQLHLSARAYHRVLKVARTIADLEGSDLLRAHHLAEALQYRSRWPMGGSYP, encoded by the coding sequence ATGCTCGCGCGATTGTTCAGCGGTGCGCTGATCGGATTGAACGGGGAGCTGGTGACGGTGGAGGTGGATGTCAGCCGGGGGCAGCCCGGCTTCACGATCGTCGGGCTACCTGACGCCGCGGTCCAGGAAGCGCGGGAACGGGTGCGCTCGGCGATCCGCTACGCCGGGCTCTCCTTTCCCCTCGCCCGCATCGTGGTCAATCTGGCCCCGGCGGACCTGCGGAAAGAGGGGCCTATTTATGATCTCCCGATCGCCCTGGGTGTGCTGATCGCTTCGGAGCAGCTTCCCTTTCATGCGCTGGAGGATGCGCTGGTGGTCGGGGAGCTGGGGCTGGACGGGACCGTGCGCCATGTGCCGGGGGCGCTGGTGATGGCCGCGCTGGCCCGGGATCGGGGCGCCCGGCGCCTCTTCGTTCCTGCGGCCGATGCGCCGGAGGCCGCCCTGGTGCCCGACCTCCAGATCTATCCGGTGACCAATTTGCAGGACCTCATCGCCCATCTCCTCGGGCAGAAGCCGATCCCCCCTCAGCCCCCCACGCCGCTGGACCGCTGGGTGGACCCGCCGCCGGCGGTGGATTTCGCCGAGATCAAAGGCCAGGAGCATGCCAAGCGGGCACTGGAGATCGCCGCGGCGGGCAACCATAATCTCCTGATGGTCGGCCCCCCGGGCACCGGAAAGACGCTGCTGGCCCGCGCGCTCCCCGGCATCCTCCCCCGCCTTTCGCTGGAGGAAGCGCTGGAGGTGACCCGGATTTACAGCGTGGCGGATCTGCTCTCCCCAGAGGCTCCGCTGATCCGCCAGCGGCCGTTCCGGGCTCCCCACCACACCATCAGCCACGCCGGTCTGGTCGGCGGCGGGCGTTTCCCGCGCCCGGGAGAGGTCTCCCTGGCCCATCGGGGCGTCTTATTCCTGGACGAATTGCCGGAGTTCGACCTGCGGGCGCTGGAGGTGCTGCGCCAGCCCCTGGAGGACAAGCGCGTAGTGATCAGCCGGGCCGCCGGGACCCTGGAGTTCCCCGCCGCTTTCATGCTGGTCGCCGCGATGAACCCATGCCCGTGCGGTTATTACGGGGATCCGCTGAAACCGTGCACCTGCTCCCCCTCCATGGTCGCTCGCTACCAGAAGCGCTTGAGCGGCCCCCTGCTGGATCGCATCGACATTCAAATCGAGGTGCCCCGCGTGGAGTTCGAGAAGCTCTCCGATGACCGGCGGGGGGAGCCCTCCGCCCAGATCCGGGAGCGGGTGGAACGCGCCCGGGCGATCCAGCAGGCGCGTTTCCACGGAACCGGGATCCTCTGCAACGCGGAGATGGGGCCCGGCCATATCCGGGCCTACTGTCGGATGGAGCCTCAGGCCCAGGCGCTGCTGAAAACGGCGATGCAGCAGCTCCATCTCTCCGCCCGCGCTTACCATCGCGTCTTGAAGGTCGCCCGCACGATCGCGGACCTGGAGGGCTCGGACCTGCTGCGCGCCCATCACCTGGCGGAAGCCCTCCAGTATCGATCCCGCTGGCCCATGGGCGGGTCTTATCCGTAA
- a CDS encoding helix-turn-helix transcriptional regulator, producing MSDTRTRILQILREKGEATAIELATQLDLRAVTIRHHLRALRADGLIREVRTLRNGRGRPRIVFTLTEAANRLFPRNYEGLVRHLLPLTMSPDKIRQVACRMSQEAHLHGRIGRDRLSAAIAFLNEKGYLARLEASGDRPIWVEIRNCPYLEVAREREELCALDAALMEELFGAPAERVSCIVHGDPACRYRIRSEAA from the coding sequence ATGTCGGACACGCGGACTCGCATTCTGCAGATTTTGCGCGAGAAAGGGGAAGCCACGGCCATCGAACTCGCCACCCAACTCGATCTCCGGGCGGTGACCATCCGACATCACCTCCGGGCGCTTCGAGCAGATGGCCTGATCCGCGAGGTTCGCACGCTCCGTAACGGGCGCGGTCGTCCACGTATTGTTTTCACCCTCACCGAGGCGGCAAACCGCCTGTTCCCCCGAAACTACGAAGGGCTGGTCCGCCACCTTCTCCCCCTCACCATGTCCCCGGACAAAATCCGACAGGTCGCCTGCCGCATGAGCCAGGAAGCCCATCTTCATGGCAGGATCGGCCGGGACCGGCTCTCTGCCGCCATCGCTTTCCTGAATGAGAAGGGCTATCTGGCCCGACTGGAGGCATCGGGGGACAGGCCAATCTGGGTGGAGATCCGGAACTGTCCCTATCTGGAGGTCGCCCGGGAGCGAGAGGAGCTCTGCGCGCTGGATGCCGCGCTGATGGAGGAGCTGTTCGGAGCGCCGGCCGAACGGGTTTCATGCATCGTCCACGGCGATCCAGCCTGCCGGTACCGCATCCGTTCCGAAGCCGCTTGA
- a CDS encoding 5-formyltetrahydrofolate cyclo-ligase, which translates to MPPSPSSESISAIKRALRARWLAERMALPPEVVAAVSEAIRRYIEAWPPFHTARTVLAYMAFRNEIDLTPLLESHPEKRWALPRIAAPGELALHLYHPGALQRHPYGMLEPAPECPMVDPEEIEVAFIPGVAFDRHGFRLGYGGGYFDRLLPHLKGRTVGVTYARFLIDALPHTPEDGRVQWILTEAGWLQAQAPE; encoded by the coding sequence ATGCCTCCATCCCCCTCCTCGGAATCCATCTCTGCGATCAAGCGGGCGTTGCGGGCCCGGTGGTTGGCGGAGCGGATGGCCCTTCCCCCGGAGGTGGTCGCCGCGGTCAGCGAGGCGATCCGGCGCTATATCGAAGCATGGCCCCCTTTCCACACGGCCCGCACGGTGCTCGCCTATATGGCGTTTCGGAACGAAATCGATCTGACGCCTCTCCTGGAGTCCCACCCGGAGAAGCGCTGGGCGTTGCCCCGCATCGCTGCCCCCGGGGAACTGGCCCTTCATCTTTATCATCCCGGCGCGCTCCAACGGCACCCCTATGGCATGCTGGAGCCTGCGCCGGAGTGCCCGATGGTGGATCCGGAGGAGATCGAGGTGGCTTTCATCCCCGGCGTGGCTTTCGACCGCCATGGGTTCCGGCTGGGTTATGGGGGAGGGTATTTCGATCGCCTGCTGCCCCACCTGAAAGGGCGGACGGTGGGGGTCACCTACGCCCGTTTCCTGATCGATGCCCTCCCTCACACCCCGGAGGATGGGCGGGTGCAATGGATCCTCACAGAAGCCGGCTGGCTCCAGGCCCAGGCCCCTGAGTAA
- the der gene encoding ribosome biogenesis GTPase Der has translation MATRKPMVALVGRPNVGKSSLFNRLIGQRLALVDERPGTTRDRLHGEVIWNGFAFTLVDTGGLEVLPPKAEAGLRPTQPLAEDSAAFIPQIRAQAEIAIAEADVLVLVVDVQAGLTAADEAVAEILRRTRKPVLVAANKADNETLRGAAVEFYRLGLGEVYPISALHGTGIGELLDAIVAALPGLAEVEEEEGIRIAIVGRPNVGKSSLLNAILGEERVIVSPIPGTTRDAIDTPIEWEGKRIILIDTAGIRRRGQIQPGIERYSVLRALRAIQRSDVVFLVLDAKEGVTHQDAVIGGIAVDEARSVILVVNKWDLMLDEQGRPRVKPEDFIQHIRQTLKFLDYAPIRFVSAKTGYGVPGLLPLALQVYQERHMRLSTSELNRLIREALEEQPPPSRKGRPLKIYYVTQARTDPPTIVFFVNDADLVHFSYERYLENRIRARYPFTGTPLRLVFRGHERES, from the coding sequence ATGGCGACCCGGAAGCCAATGGTCGCCCTGGTCGGGCGACCCAACGTCGGCAAATCCTCGCTCTTCAACCGGTTGATCGGTCAGCGCTTGGCCTTGGTGGACGAACGCCCGGGGACGACGCGGGATCGCCTTCATGGGGAGGTGATCTGGAATGGCTTCGCGTTCACCCTGGTGGACACCGGGGGGCTGGAGGTGTTGCCCCCGAAGGCGGAGGCCGGCCTCCGCCCCACCCAACCCCTCGCGGAAGATTCCGCCGCCTTCATCCCCCAGATCCGGGCTCAGGCGGAGATCGCCATCGCGGAGGCCGACGTCCTGGTGCTGGTGGTCGACGTCCAGGCCGGTCTGACCGCCGCCGATGAGGCGGTGGCCGAAATCCTCCGGCGGACCCGAAAGCCGGTCCTGGTGGCGGCGAACAAGGCGGATAACGAGACGCTCCGCGGGGCCGCCGTGGAGTTCTACCGGCTGGGCCTGGGCGAAGTCTATCCCATCTCCGCCCTCCACGGCACCGGCATCGGCGAGCTCCTGGACGCCATCGTCGCCGCCCTCCCGGGCCTGGCCGAGGTGGAAGAGGAAGAGGGGATCCGCATCGCCATTGTCGGCCGTCCGAACGTCGGGAAATCCTCGCTCCTGAACGCCATCCTGGGCGAGGAACGGGTGATCGTCAGCCCGATCCCGGGGACCACCCGGGATGCGATCGATACGCCGATCGAATGGGAGGGGAAGAGGATCATCCTCATCGACACCGCCGGGATCCGACGCAGGGGGCAGATCCAGCCCGGCATTGAACGCTACAGCGTCCTGCGGGCCCTGCGCGCGATCCAGCGAAGCGATGTGGTCTTCCTGGTTCTGGACGCAAAGGAGGGCGTCACCCATCAGGATGCGGTGATCGGCGGGATAGCGGTGGATGAAGCGCGAAGCGTGATCCTGGTGGTCAACAAATGGGACCTGATGCTGGACGAGCAGGGGCGGCCCCGGGTGAAGCCGGAAGACTTCATTCAGCACATCCGCCAGACCCTGAAGTTCCTGGACTACGCGCCGATCCGCTTTGTGTCCGCGAAAACCGGCTATGGGGTTCCGGGATTGCTCCCCCTGGCCCTCCAGGTGTATCAGGAGCGGCACATGCGCCTGAGCACCTCCGAGCTGAACCGGCTCATCCGCGAGGCGTTGGAGGAACAGCCCCCACCCTCTCGAAAAGGCCGGCCGCTGAAGATCTATTACGTCACTCAGGCCCGCACCGATCCGCCGACGATCGTGTTCTTCGTCAACGACGCGGACCTGGTTCACTTCTCGTATGAGCGCTATCTGGAGAATCGGATCCGCGCCCGGTATCCCTTCACTGGAACCCCCCTTCGCCTGGTCTTCCGGGGCCATGAACGGGAATCATAG
- a CDS encoding carbon-nitrogen hydrolase family protein, protein MREITVAAVQMDVQLNAVEDNVARMAEWIARVASEQRVDLIVFPELVTTGYECGARFTEWAQRIPGPSTHRLAQRAREFGVHVVFGMAVRERVETILYNSAVVIGPDGETLGAYHKVHLKGEERLLFRGGYRFPVFETGFGMLGVLLGWDLLFPEAARVLALSGAELLAVPAAWEQPLREEWRILTRARALENTFFLVGANRVGKEVTYEFVGDSLIVGPRGQIFASLDEPTEGYVVARIDLEEVRRQREELQVLQARQPNSYRLLARPY, encoded by the coding sequence ATGCGAGAGATCACGGTTGCTGCGGTTCAGATGGATGTGCAGTTGAACGCGGTTGAGGACAATGTGGCGCGGATGGCCGAGTGGATCGCCCGGGTTGCCAGCGAGCAGCGGGTCGATCTGATCGTCTTCCCCGAGCTGGTGACCACCGGCTACGAGTGTGGGGCTCGTTTCACCGAGTGGGCCCAGCGCATCCCGGGGCCTTCCACCCATCGCCTCGCCCAGCGGGCCAGAGAGTTCGGGGTCCACGTGGTGTTCGGGATGGCGGTGCGCGAGCGGGTGGAGACCATCCTGTATAACTCCGCGGTGGTGATCGGCCCCGATGGGGAAACCCTGGGCGCCTATCACAAAGTTCATCTGAAGGGGGAAGAGCGCTTGCTGTTCCGGGGTGGCTATCGGTTCCCGGTTTTCGAAACCGGGTTCGGGATGCTGGGGGTGTTGCTGGGCTGGGATCTCCTGTTCCCGGAGGCCGCCCGGGTGCTGGCGCTGAGCGGGGCGGAGCTCCTGGCGGTCCCCGCCGCCTGGGAACAGCCCCTGCGGGAGGAGTGGCGGATCCTGACGCGGGCACGGGCGCTGGAGAACACGTTCTTCCTGGTGGGCGCGAACCGGGTCGGCAAGGAGGTGACCTATGAGTTCGTGGGCGATTCGCTGATCGTTGGGCCTCGGGGTCAGATCTTCGCCTCGCTGGATGAGCCTACCGAGGGCTATGTGGTGGCCCGCATTGATTTAGAGGAAGTGCGACGACAGCGGGAGGAGCTGCAGGTCCTTCAGGCCCGCCAGCCCAACAGCTACCGTTTGCTGGCGCGGCCGTATTAA